One segment of Vibrio mimicus DNA contains the following:
- a CDS encoding Eco57I restriction-modification methylase domain-containing protein produces MQLITPEIENHLDSLTWGASDEEKGEVFTNPDIVNFMLITSGISNAINAKSVRILEPSCGQGEFVIAIAKLLVANITDNQEHYSVDFIKGMVQAFDISSENIAIAKQKTNEVLLKALTVEEANSIVESWFYHGDFLLTDFSTYFSHVIGNPPYVRIENIPPSLLSAYRFRYHTMKERADLYIAFYQKCLELLEVKGVLSFICTDRWTKNSYGSSLRRFISASYQLDLYVDLYGQSAFQSDVLTYPAITQISRQKHKSTIILHNPEIDYELSESVYLVLSGQDKSLNKLTERKDIIENDKPWLFGSVDELNLIKRLERDFPTMEDVGCKVYIGAATGNNKVYIVGDDVALEPSRKVPLVTATDISSGTLMHSGKFIVNTYDENGVVKLTDFPMLQEYLTQHKEVLQKRHVAKKSPHHWFKTIDRVYPERAAQEKLLIPDIKSKLTTVYDPGQYHPNNSIYYICSSDWDIRALQGVLISGIGQLFVENYSTKVAGGNLRFQAQHLRRICLPRWEDVDSDLATALSEVAINNDIEKSILLTSQLYKLNKQEQQLLG; encoded by the coding sequence ATGCAACTAATTACTCCAGAGATTGAAAACCATTTAGATTCCTTAACGTGGGGGGCCTCAGATGAAGAAAAAGGAGAGGTCTTTACAAACCCCGACATTGTTAACTTCATGCTAATTACCTCTGGGATTAGCAACGCCATTAACGCGAAGAGCGTTCGCATACTAGAGCCATCATGTGGTCAAGGTGAGTTTGTTATCGCAATTGCAAAGCTTTTGGTTGCAAACATAACAGATAACCAAGAACACTACTCTGTAGACTTTATTAAAGGTATGGTTCAGGCTTTTGATATTTCATCAGAAAATATTGCTATTGCTAAACAGAAAACCAATGAAGTTTTGCTGAAAGCGCTAACGGTTGAAGAGGCTAACTCAATTGTTGAAAGCTGGTTTTATCACGGCGACTTCTTGTTAACGGACTTCTCTACTTATTTTAGCCATGTAATTGGTAATCCACCGTATGTCAGGATCGAGAATATCCCGCCATCTTTACTTTCAGCGTATCGCTTTCGCTACCACACAATGAAAGAACGCGCAGATCTGTACATTGCGTTTTATCAGAAGTGTTTGGAACTACTCGAAGTAAAAGGGGTCTTGTCTTTTATTTGTACGGATAGATGGACTAAGAATAGTTACGGTTCGTCATTACGTAGATTTATATCAGCTAGCTATCAACTTGATCTCTACGTAGACCTTTATGGTCAATCTGCATTTCAATCTGATGTATTGACGTACCCAGCGATTACACAGATATCAAGACAGAAACATAAATCAACAATAATACTGCATAATCCTGAGATAGACTACGAGCTCTCAGAATCCGTTTATTTAGTGCTTTCTGGGCAAGATAAGAGCTTAAATAAACTCACTGAGAGAAAGGATATTATCGAGAATGACAAGCCCTGGTTATTTGGATCTGTGGACGAGCTAAATCTAATTAAAAGGTTAGAGAGAGACTTCCCTACAATGGAAGATGTCGGTTGCAAGGTCTACATCGGAGCCGCAACGGGAAATAATAAAGTGTACATAGTTGGTGATGATGTAGCACTAGAGCCTAGCCGTAAAGTGCCTTTGGTTACAGCAACTGACATTAGTTCAGGAACATTGATGCATTCAGGCAAGTTCATTGTGAACACTTATGACGAAAATGGTGTAGTCAAACTGACAGACTTCCCAATGCTCCAAGAATACTTAACTCAGCATAAAGAAGTTTTACAAAAACGGCATGTTGCAAAAAAATCGCCACACCACTGGTTTAAGACCATTGATCGAGTTTATCCTGAACGTGCTGCCCAAGAGAAACTATTGATACCTGATATCAAATCTAAATTGACAACTGTATATGACCCTGGTCAGTATCATCCAAACAACTCTATTTACTATATCTGCTCATCTGATTGGGATATCAGAGCTCTGCAAGGCGTTCTAATATCGGGGATCGGACAGCTTTTCGTCGAGAACTACTCAACGAAAGTGGCAGGGGGTAATTTGAGGTTTCAAGCTCAGCATTTAAGAAGAATTTGCTTACCTCGGTGGGAAGACGTTGATTCTGATTTAGCTACTGCTCTCTCAGAGGTTGCTATAAACAATGACATTGAGAAATCAATTCTCTTAACATCCCAATTATATAAATTGAATAAACAAGAACAACAGTTACTAGGTTAA
- a CDS encoding PaeR7I family type II restriction endonuclease, whose protein sequence is MNELVKSAVRNFWTVRNGGSGVLGGKTLDGFIELIRQVVESSNLEDFQIHTGKNTSQLPGYFRPHKSWDIVVTSHGYLVAAVELKSQVGSIGNNFNNRTEEVLGSGLDLSIAIEENAFLPSVRPFMGYLILVEDSETTRRSAQISMDYFPVMQGFLADENNRDTIYQPVNGKYPRVAGVSYLERYDILCRKLMARRIYDAASVMAASSENSVTGDYRNLSASTSVDAFIQQLTNHCNLFADFGS, encoded by the coding sequence ATGAATGAATTGGTGAAAAGCGCTGTTAGAAATTTCTGGACAGTAAGAAATGGTGGCTCTGGTGTTTTAGGTGGGAAAACGCTAGATGGATTTATTGAACTGATCCGTCAAGTTGTTGAGTCTTCGAATCTCGAAGATTTTCAAATCCATACTGGGAAAAACACCTCTCAATTGCCTGGATATTTCAGACCTCATAAATCATGGGATATTGTTGTAACTTCCCACGGTTACCTAGTCGCAGCTGTCGAGTTGAAATCACAAGTAGGCTCAATCGGTAATAACTTTAATAATCGTACAGAAGAAGTTCTGGGTAGTGGATTGGATCTTAGCATCGCAATCGAAGAGAATGCATTCTTGCCAAGTGTACGCCCATTTATGGGCTATCTTATTTTAGTTGAAGATTCAGAAACTACGAGACGCTCAGCTCAAATCAGTATGGATTACTTCCCTGTAATGCAAGGGTTCTTAGCCGATGAAAACAACAGGGATACAATTTACCAGCCTGTAAATGGCAAATATCCACGAGTGGCTGGTGTTTCTTATCTAGAACGCTATGACATTTTATGTCGTAAACTTATGGCTAGACGTATTTATGATGCGGCTTCGGTTATGGCCGCTTCAAGTGAAAATAGTGTCACAGGTGATTATCGTAATTTAAGTGCTTCAACTAGTGTTGACGCATTTATTCAACAGCTAACCAATCACTGTAACCTCTTCGCAGATTTTGGCAGCTAA
- a CDS encoding AAA domain-containing protein has translation MNNQGWIHYWRNSLADADSAKGALKKQDLKSYVRVTTDEFKEGKLKPDSTLLEDLFRNEPDTLTAVQIHHRPVTYYLRKVHGKDYGGNMPSVLTPIICSLWVNREGLLFPHTTPFIPRDLLAPQGNDTFTIAGVDKLDVFLTTNEIPSQSTESIPAKFEQEEQYQNHKKDWHNYYGLTQKLFADYCDRNRIEQFYEEIESRGLVNKITECLGASRHILKLYDYLSNSSTPLPLLDSYATKTVTKHDECIDVSQTVNLRFGHSNSQFPLAKAQCDALAHTLAMQEGDILAVNGPPGTGKTTFVLSVVSSLWIESALKESQPPLIIAASTNNQAVTNIIDAFGKDFDEGNDELSGRWLPGIFSYGGFLPSAYGQLEAAKSYQTKHFYEKVEQLDFLDQAQAHYLDRAKQAFPQQNFADVTQVKAYLLAELRQHKNQLDHIQNNWHHYNRKLNDIHSRLGANPQQTLANQQQAVSNAQVLKENAKKKLTEWRSYLGNESTWLTLFKWLPPIKNKLELQRRSFMFNLIDHDEDQIESLSSDQFEILLKQVFSSKKDDFEDQKNRYQSWLAQYQEFEQSQLNWLDSINNFTEVSLEQTIPQLADIDSVLDITTRFRMFRLAVHYWEARWLLSCRDLGQELNKQARKTGLKTVRPRWQRRMMLTPCIVSTFHSLPSHMTYQSHVGNNEFETDYLLNEIDLLIVDEAGQVAPEVAAASFSLAKKALVIGDIYQIPPIRNVCSSIDRGNLKQHKVISSDDEYTVIQEEGRSVVTGSVMHVAQKASRFHYMPEAEPGMFLQEHRRCYDELISYCNDLCYQGILLPKRGQATEDSLYSPFSHLHVDGIAETFSGSRRNKLEAETIAAWLHANKVEIENYYGEPLAKCVGIITPFSAQVNQIKIACGELDIKAGKGDDQLTVGTVHSLQGAERKIIIFSQVYTRHNDGGFIDMDPSMLNVAVSRAKDAFLVFGDLDIIEAAPSSSPRGLLAKYLFTDERNELEFSVGQRPDLLQLCGHPKLLTNAEEHDAFLSKLLREVQRKIDIVSPWLLLDKLESTGQLELLQTALHKGVQITIHTDRHFNTTVANYPDTNKVKAFQQCCATLEQLGIVINVINGVHSKSVFADDRYMAVGSFNWFSASRSGKYANIETSLIYVGELEKEIKTQLDFLNSRGCNTNKQPVT, from the coding sequence ATGAATAATCAGGGCTGGATTCACTATTGGCGTAATTCTCTTGCTGATGCCGATAGCGCCAAAGGAGCATTAAAAAAGCAAGATCTGAAGAGTTATGTGCGTGTGACAACCGACGAGTTCAAAGAAGGTAAGCTTAAACCTGATTCTACATTGCTAGAAGACCTATTTCGCAATGAACCAGATACCCTAACCGCCGTACAAATTCATCATCGACCGGTCACCTATTATCTTCGGAAAGTTCATGGTAAAGATTACGGCGGTAATATGCCTAGTGTACTGACACCGATTATCTGCTCTTTGTGGGTCAATCGTGAAGGACTGCTATTTCCCCATACCACGCCATTCATACCTCGTGATTTGCTTGCCCCTCAAGGAAATGACACCTTTACTATAGCTGGGGTCGATAAGCTCGATGTATTCCTGACAACAAATGAAATTCCATCGCAGTCTACTGAAAGTATTCCAGCCAAATTTGAACAAGAAGAACAATATCAGAACCATAAAAAAGATTGGCACAACTACTACGGACTCACCCAAAAACTATTTGCCGATTACTGTGATAGAAACCGAATCGAGCAATTCTACGAAGAAATTGAAAGTCGTGGCTTAGTCAACAAAATTACCGAGTGCTTGGGAGCCTCAAGGCATATTCTAAAACTGTACGATTATCTGAGCAATTCAAGCACACCCTTGCCTCTGCTTGATAGCTACGCGACAAAAACAGTAACCAAGCACGATGAATGCATTGATGTATCTCAGACAGTGAATTTGCGTTTTGGTCACTCAAATAGTCAATTCCCGCTAGCTAAAGCGCAATGCGATGCGTTGGCCCATACCTTAGCCATGCAAGAAGGCGATATTCTTGCGGTAAATGGCCCTCCTGGTACTGGTAAAACAACGTTTGTTCTATCTGTAGTCTCGTCACTGTGGATTGAATCTGCGCTAAAAGAGAGTCAACCGCCGCTAATCATTGCGGCATCGACTAATAATCAAGCAGTGACCAACATCATTGATGCTTTTGGTAAAGATTTCGATGAAGGCAACGACGAACTATCAGGCCGATGGTTACCCGGTATTTTCAGCTATGGTGGCTTTCTGCCATCGGCGTATGGACAATTAGAAGCTGCCAAAAGTTACCAAACTAAGCATTTCTATGAGAAAGTCGAGCAGTTAGATTTTCTCGATCAAGCCCAAGCGCATTATTTGGATAGAGCAAAACAAGCGTTTCCACAACAGAATTTTGCTGATGTAACGCAAGTTAAAGCGTATCTCCTTGCCGAGTTGCGCCAACATAAAAACCAGTTAGATCACATCCAAAACAATTGGCATCACTACAACCGCAAGTTGAATGACATCCATTCTCGGCTTGGAGCTAATCCCCAACAAACATTGGCAAATCAACAACAAGCCGTTTCTAATGCGCAAGTATTGAAAGAAAATGCCAAAAAAAAGTTAACTGAGTGGCGAAGCTACCTTGGCAATGAATCTACATGGTTAACTCTGTTTAAATGGTTACCTCCAATCAAGAATAAACTTGAACTCCAGCGCAGGAGTTTCATGTTTAACCTTATTGACCACGACGAAGATCAAATTGAAAGTCTGTCATCAGACCAATTTGAGATTCTACTCAAGCAAGTATTTTCTAGTAAAAAAGACGATTTTGAAGATCAAAAAAATCGGTATCAATCTTGGTTAGCGCAGTATCAAGAGTTTGAGCAATCACAACTGAATTGGCTTGATTCTATCAATAACTTTACTGAAGTTTCTCTGGAGCAAACTATTCCACAACTGGCCGATATCGATTCGGTTTTAGATATAACGACCCGTTTTAGAATGTTCCGCTTAGCTGTCCATTACTGGGAAGCACGCTGGCTGCTCAGTTGTCGAGATTTGGGCCAAGAATTGAACAAACAGGCCCGGAAAACAGGTTTGAAAACGGTTCGCCCTCGCTGGCAACGTCGAATGATGCTCACTCCTTGCATTGTATCAACATTCCATTCTCTGCCTTCTCATATGACTTACCAGTCTCACGTTGGGAATAATGAGTTTGAAACTGACTATCTGCTTAATGAAATCGACCTTTTGATCGTGGATGAAGCAGGCCAAGTAGCACCTGAAGTTGCCGCAGCCTCGTTCTCACTAGCCAAAAAAGCGTTGGTGATTGGTGATATTTACCAAATCCCGCCGATTAGAAATGTGTGCTCATCAATTGACCGAGGTAATTTAAAGCAGCATAAAGTTATCAGCTCTGATGATGAATACACAGTCATTCAAGAGGAAGGCCGAAGTGTAGTGACTGGCAGTGTGATGCATGTAGCGCAAAAAGCAAGCCGCTTTCATTATATGCCGGAAGCTGAGCCTGGAATGTTTTTGCAAGAACATAGGCGCTGCTACGATGAATTAATATCATACTGCAATGACCTTTGCTATCAAGGTATCCTGCTGCCCAAGCGAGGGCAAGCAACCGAAGATAGTCTTTACTCTCCTTTCAGTCATTTGCACGTCGACGGTATCGCGGAAACATTTAGCGGCAGTCGACGCAATAAGTTAGAAGCAGAAACTATCGCTGCATGGTTACATGCCAATAAGGTTGAAATAGAGAATTACTACGGGGAGCCACTGGCCAAGTGCGTGGGTATCATTACTCCATTTTCAGCTCAAGTGAACCAGATCAAGATCGCGTGCGGAGAACTCGATATCAAAGCAGGCAAGGGAGATGACCAACTAACCGTTGGCACCGTTCACTCTCTTCAAGGTGCGGAACGCAAAATCATTATTTTTTCCCAGGTGTACACCAGACACAACGATGGCGGGTTTATTGATATGGATCCGTCAATGCTCAACGTCGCGGTATCTCGAGCCAAAGATGCATTCTTAGTGTTTGGTGATTTGGATATTATTGAAGCTGCGCCATCATCTTCTCCACGAGGATTACTCGCAAAGTATCTCTTCACTGACGAGCGAAATGAGCTTGAGTTTAGTGTTGGTCAACGACCTGATCTATTACAATTATGCGGCCATCCGAAATTGCTAACCAATGCCGAAGAACACGATGCATTTTTATCAAAGCTGCTGAGGGAAGTACAACGAAAAATAGATATTGTCTCGCCTTGGTTACTGCTAGATAAACTAGAATCAACTGGACAATTAGAACTACTACAAACAGCACTGCATAAAGGTGTCCAGATAACCATACATACCGACAGGCATTTCAATACCACGGTCGCAAACTACCCAGATACCAATAAAGTCAAAGCGTTTCAACAGTGCTGTGCGACGTTGGAACAGCTTGGTATCGTTATAAATGTGATTAATGGTGTCCATAGTAAAAGCGTTTTTGCTGATGACCGGTATATGGCGGTTGGATCATTCAATTGGTTTAGTGCAAGCAGAAGCGGAAAATACGCCAATATTGAGACATCATTAATCTATGTTGGTGAGTTAGAGAAGGAGATCAAAACTCAACTCGACTTCTTAAATAGCCGAGGCTGCAACACAAACAAGCAGCCCGTGACGTAG
- a CDS encoding helix-turn-helix domain-containing protein, whose translation MSFNNPIPIRLKEARQKAKLSQKELGVRIGMDEGSASPRMNQYEKGKHTPDVRTLKLIADELKVPLNYFFCEDPESAELVIAIATLSTEKRRLLLKFIHDLSNDES comes from the coding sequence GTGTCATTTAACAATCCAATCCCCATTCGACTTAAAGAAGCGAGACAAAAAGCCAAGCTTTCCCAAAAAGAACTGGGAGTTCGTATAGGTATGGATGAAGGTTCTGCAAGCCCAAGGATGAACCAGTATGAAAAAGGGAAACATACCCCTGATGTCAGGACACTTAAACTTATTGCAGATGAGTTAAAAGTACCTTTGAACTATTTTTTCTGTGAAGATCCAGAATCAGCTGAATTAGTTATTGCTATTGCGACTCTTTCGACAGAGAAGCGGCGTTTGTTACTTAAGTTTATTCATGACTTGTCCAATGACGAATCATGA
- a CDS encoding DEAD/DEAH box helicase gives MLRKWQHDCATQALNKYLSGRSHFFCQATPGAGKTVFAAEVAKRLLESKAIDLVLCFSPTISVAESIKRTFAHTLSCNFNGGLGAIGQSLTYQSIQFLNEEFWSLLARYRVFVVFDEIHHCAGSEEEDSNKWGSQILSKVQGLAKYTLALSGTPWRSDELPIVMAEYSDPEGQLIVDYQYSLRQAIDDRVCRLPKIVLIDNEQLTITKNRENQSFSSIAELLKQTKTTYQSIIHNDDSIEYLLDLGCRKLAQIRMKTPNAGGLVVAASVQHAEKIRQLLLTKFKQSASIVTYLHDEPLSEIDAYRAGSTQWIVSVGMISEGTDIPRLQVCCHLSSIKTELYFRQVLGRILRVNNQANQEAWLFTFAEPSLIEYSERIEQDIPDTCMFAKFSIGNALNIQDINISDMPFKEERGEMKLDNLNWGVSETKSILQQNLNNDQHNDLKLGRFKQRVLTAFLM, from the coding sequence ATGTTAAGAAAATGGCAGCACGATTGTGCAACACAAGCTTTAAACAAATATTTGTCTGGCCGTTCACATTTTTTCTGCCAAGCAACTCCCGGGGCTGGTAAGACGGTTTTTGCAGCTGAAGTTGCTAAGCGATTGCTCGAGTCGAAAGCTATCGATTTAGTACTCTGTTTTTCGCCAACGATCAGTGTTGCTGAAAGTATTAAGCGTACTTTTGCCCATACACTAAGCTGTAACTTTAATGGTGGTTTGGGGGCGATCGGACAATCTTTGACTTATCAATCGATTCAATTTTTGAATGAAGAGTTTTGGTCGTTGCTAGCTAGGTATCGTGTATTCGTAGTCTTTGATGAGATCCATCATTGTGCTGGCTCAGAAGAGGAAGACTCGAATAAGTGGGGAAGCCAAATACTATCAAAAGTTCAAGGTCTCGCTAAGTATACCTTGGCACTTTCAGGTACTCCTTGGCGCTCTGATGAGTTACCTATTGTAATGGCTGAATATAGCGACCCTGAAGGTCAGCTAATCGTAGACTATCAGTACTCATTGAGACAGGCCATAGATGACAGAGTATGCCGGTTACCCAAAATTGTTCTGATCGACAATGAGCAATTGACCATTACAAAAAATCGCGAAAACCAATCATTTTCTTCAATTGCCGAGCTTTTAAAACAAACAAAGACAACCTATCAAAGCATTATCCACAATGACGATAGTATCGAATATCTCCTTGATTTAGGATGTAGAAAACTTGCGCAAATTCGCATGAAAACACCGAACGCAGGTGGTCTGGTCGTCGCCGCATCAGTTCAGCACGCCGAGAAAATCAGGCAGTTGCTCTTAACTAAGTTTAAGCAATCAGCATCGATCGTCACTTATTTGCATGATGAACCACTGTCAGAAATCGATGCCTACAGAGCTGGAAGCACACAGTGGATTGTGAGCGTTGGAATGATCAGTGAGGGAACGGATATTCCTCGTTTACAAGTTTGTTGCCACCTTAGTTCAATAAAAACAGAACTGTATTTTCGACAAGTTCTTGGCAGGATCCTGAGGGTTAATAACCAAGCTAACCAAGAAGCTTGGCTCTTCACTTTTGCTGAACCCAGTTTGATTGAATACTCTGAACGTATAGAACAAGACATTCCAGATACATGTATGTTTGCCAAGTTCAGTATCGGCAATGCATTGAACATCCAAGATATAAATATATCGGATATGCCATTCAAAGAGGAAAGAGGGGAGATGAAGTTAGATAATCTTAACTGGGGAGTCTCCGAAACAAAATCGATTTTGCAACAAAACCTAAATAATGACCAACACAATGACCTGAAGTTAGGACGTTTCAAACAACGCGTTCTCACAGCATTCTTGATGTAA